A region from the Indicator indicator isolate 239-I01 chromosome 4, UM_Iind_1.1, whole genome shotgun sequence genome encodes:
- the PPP1R14D gene encoding protein phosphatase 1 regulatory subunit 14D yields the protein MASNPSALPRVTFQTPEKPGEESSHRKLGKLTIKYNRKDLQRWLDLEEWINSQLQELYQCRLREETEAAAPEPQIDLEDLLEVPNEEQKLKLQEILHECSSPTEDFITELLSRLKGLRRVTNPQKK from the exons CCCAGTGCACTGCCCCGGGTGACTTTCCAGACCCCAGAGAAACCTGGGGAGGAGTCCTCACACAGGAAGCTGGGCAAGTTAACCATCAAGTACAACCGCAAGGACCTGCAGCGCTGGCTAGACCTGGAGGAATGGATCaactcccagctgcaggagctgtacCAGTGCCGG ctaagagaggaaacagaggcagcagctcctgaaccACAAattgatcttgaagatctcctGGAGGTCCCTAATgaagaacagaaattaaaactaCAG GAAATCCTCCACGAGTGCTCCAGCCCAACAGAG GACTTCATTACAGAACTGCTGAGTCGATTGAAAGGTCTCAGGAGAGTCACCAATCCTCAGAAGAAATGA